The Mytilus galloprovincialis chromosome 4, xbMytGall1.hap1.1, whole genome shotgun sequence genome contains a region encoding:
- the LOC143073132 gene encoding protein TTE1956-like, whose protein sequence is MLFTAVILIVLKLIHSRIIGTFVMPHGGIALDPTHFNTTNATAKNEAEILHKSCQEVGQVIDSLDPDLVFLSTPHGLSDLNNFVFYLNPAGYGQADTDNCQCPPCCYSIKIKIDNSMSIDLIQAMKTYTNVSGLSAFGPPGQSAELFPLRWGEVIPLHFLPNINRVKVVILSQPSRRYTQDVSMIPELLELGSNLYKYLEDLPKKVVTIISADLAHTHLKSGPYGYSDAAEPFDQAIGQWIMTLDQSVLTVKAAKYVDKALSCGYTGLVMLHGMMQAGELSSWKQNLYANYHPSYYGMMVASFLRTSHIHDSL, encoded by the exons ATGTTGTTTACCGCtgtgattttaattgttttaaaactcATCCATTCTAGAATTATTGGGACATTTGTAATGCCACATGGTGGAATTGCATTGGATCCAACTCATTTCAACACTACCAATGCAACTGCAAAGAATGAAGCAGAGATATTACACAAATCATGTCAAGAAGTTGGACAAGTGATTGATTCACTTGATCCTGATCTTGTTTTCTTAAGCACACCACATGGTTTATCAGATTTAAACAACTTTGTGTTTTACCTGAATCCTGCTGGATATGGACAGGCAGATACGGACAACTGTCAATGTCCACCATGCTGTTActcaataaagataaaaatagaCAATTCTATGTCTATTGATTTAATTCAAGCCATGAAGACTTATACAAATGTAAGTGGGTTGAGTGCATTTGGTCCACCAGGTCAGAGTGCAGAACTATTTCCTTTAAG gTGGGGAGAAGTTATTCCTCTGCACTTTTTACCAAATATCAATAGAGTTAAAGTTGTAATACTGTCACAACCCAGTAGAAGATATACACAGGATGTTAGTATGATTCCTGAACTTCTAGAGCTAG GATCTAACTTATATAAATACTTAGAAGATTTACCAAAGAAGGTGGTGACCATTATAAGTGCAGACTTGGCTCATACACACCTCAAATCTGGTCCCTATGGTTACTCCGATGCGGCAGAACCATTTGATCAG GCAATAGGACAGTGGATAATGACATTAGACCAATCAGTTCTGACTGTAAAAGCAGCAAAATATGTTGATAAAGCTTTATCTTGTGGATACACTGGACTTGTCATGCTTCATGGAATGATGCAAGCTGGGGAATTGTCATCATGGAAACAAAATCTTTACGCAAATTATCATCCCAGTTATTATGGAATGATGGTTGCATCATTTCTCCGGACTTCACATATTCATGATTccttataa